The Juglans microcarpa x Juglans regia isolate MS1-56 chromosome 2S, Jm3101_v1.0, whole genome shotgun sequence genome has a window encoding:
- the LOC121252420 gene encoding vinorine synthase-like: MAMEVEIISKEKVKPSSPTPDHRRYFKLSFLDQFAPPFYTSTIFFYHSNYPGQKYFNQLQRSSWLKKSLAETLTRFYPLAGKLNSEDASVDCNDEGADYIQARVACKLSQVVDKADGKALLPLLPFDAYKDCTGPGETVLLAIQYSIFECGGVAIGVIDSHKIADGTSLGTLINAWASTSRGASHEVTNPSFDATIHFPPTVLPEWFRMVPPMEQERLSSKRFVFKKSSIDALRKEASVAFGADDRGPSRVEAVSAFIWWRLMTIARSKPGGKAKQYAVRHAVNLRQRMVPRLSEHSFGNVWNLAITAVPPTDVEKDYPSLTRQIRNSISQVSEEYVKHLQDANAFLETTKMEFMEMFKFETEFCNFTSWCSFPVYDIDFGWGKPTWVACPIRPYKNVILIMRSRDGEGIETWVNLEEEDMAMFERDPKLLQFVVSSGASDQRRTIFSCLKGYISNSAWKNFIYVSRC, from the coding sequence ATGGCGATGGAAGTTGAGATAATCTCCAAGGAGAAAGTCAAGCCATCATCTCCAACACCAGATCACCGAAGATACTTCAAGCTCTCATTCTTAGACCAATTTGCACCGCCCTTTTATACATCGACTATTTTTTTCTACCATTCTAATTATCCAGGCCAGAAGTACTTCAATCAGTTACAAAGATCTTCTTGGCTCAAAAAGTCTCTAGCTGAAACCTTAACTCGCTTTTATCCCTTGGCTGGAAAACTTAACTCTGAAGATGCCTCCGTTGATTGTAACGATGAGGGCGCCGACTATATTCAAGCACGAGTCGCATGCAAGCTATCGCAAGTGGTAGATAAAGCTGATGGGAAGGCATTGCTCCCATTGCTCCCATTTGACGCCTACAAGGATTGCACAGGGCCCGGAGAGACAGTTCTCCTAGCAATCCAATACAGTATCTTTGAATGCGGTGGAGTTGCAATCGGCGTGATCGATTCACACAAGATCGCCGACGGAACATCACTTGGTACACTGATTAATGCATGGGCCAGCACGTCCCGAGGAGCTAGTCATGAAGTTACAAATCCCAGTTTTGATGCAACCATCCATTTTCCTCCTACAGTTTTGCCGGAGTGGTTCAGGATGGTGCCACCGATGGAACAAGAAAGGTTGTCGTCCAAAAGATTTGTATTCAAAAAATCCAGCATTGATGCTCTAAGAAAAGAAGCCTCCGTCGCGTTTGGTGCAGACGATAGGGGTCCGTCACGGGTGGAGGCTGTTTCAGCATTCATATGGTGGCGTTTGATGACGATAGCTCGGTCGAAACCAGGAGGCAAAGCAAAGCAATATGCAGTACGTCACGCCGTGAACTTGCGCCAAAGGATGGTTCCACGACTTTCGGAGCACTCCTTTGGGAATGTTTGGAATCTTGCGATCACAGCTGTACCGCCGACGGATGTTGAGAAAGATTATCCTTCTTTGACTAGACAGATCAGGAATTCTATCAGCCAAGTCAGTGAGGAATACGTGAAGCATCTACAAGACGCAAATGCATTCTTGGAGACCACGAAAATGGAATTCATGGAGATGTTCAAGTTTGAGACAGAATTCTGCAACTTCACCAGTTGGTGCAGCTTTCCGGTCTACGATATAGATTTTGGGTGGGGGAAGCCGACTTGGGTGGCATGTCCGATCAGGCCCTATAAGAATGTGATTCTGATTATGAGAAGCAGAGATGGTGAAGGAATTGAAACGTGGGTAAACCTTGAGGAGGAAGACATGGCCATGTTTGAACGTGACCCGAAGTTGCTCCAATTTGTTGTGTCATCAGGAGCTTCAGATCAACGTCGAACTATCTTCTCTTGTCTGAAAGGCTATATTTCTAACTCGGCGTGgaagaattttatttatgtctCAAGATGTTGA
- the LOC121252421 gene encoding vinorine synthase-like, whose product MEVEIISKEKIKPSSPTPDHRRNFKLSFLDQFAPPFYTSTIFFYHSNYPGQKYFNPLQRSSWLKKSLAETLTRFYPLAGKLNSEDASVDCNDEGVNYIQARVACKLSQVVDKADGKALLPLLPFDAYKDCTGPGETVLLAIQYSIFECGGVAIGVIDSHMVADGTSVVTLINSWASTSRGASHEVTNPSFDATIHFPRTALPEWFSMVPPMEQERLSSKRFVFKKSSIDALRKEASVAFGADERGPSRVEAVSAFIWWRLMTIARSKPGGKAKQYAVRHAVNLRQRMVPRLSEHSFGNVWTVAIAAVPPTDVEKDYPSLTRRIRNSISQVNAEYVKHLQNANAFLETTKMELREMFKSETEFCNFTSWCSFPVYDIDFGWGKPTWVACPIRPYKSVIVIIRSRDGEGIEIWVNLEEEDMAMFERDPKLLQFVVSSSGATDQRRTIFSCLKSYISNSAWN is encoded by the coding sequence ATGGAAGTTGAGATAATCTCCAAGGAGAAAATCAAGCCATCGTCTCCAACACCAGATCACCGAAGAAACTTCAAGCTCTCATTCTTAGACCAATTTGCACCGCCCTTTTATACATCGACTATTTTTTTCTACCATTCTAATTATCCAGGCCAGAAGTACTTCAATCCGTTACAAAGATCTTCTTGGCTCAAAAAGTCTCTAGCTGAAACCTTAACTCGCTTTTATCCCTTGGCTGGAAAACTTAACTCTGAAGATGCCTCCGTTGATTGTAACGATGAGGGCGTCAACTATATTCAAGCACGAGTCGCATGCAAGCTATCGCAAGTGGTAGATAAAGCTGATGGGAAGGCATTGCTCCCATTGCTCCCATTTGATGCCTACAAGGATTGCACAGGGCCCGGAGAGACAGTTCTCCTAGCAATCCAATACAGTATCTTTGAATGCGGTGGAGTTGCAATCGGCGTGATCGATTCACACATGGTTGCCGACGGAACATCAGTTGTTACACTCATTAATTCATGGGCCAGCACGTCCCGAGGAGCTAGTCATGAAGTTACAAATCCCAGTTTTGATGCAACCATCCATTTTCCTCGGACAGCTTTGCCGGAGTGGTTCAGTATGGTGCCACCGATGGAACAAGAAAGGTTGTCGTCCAAAAGATTTGTATTCAAAAAATCCAGCATTGATGCTCTAAGAAAAGAAGCCTCCGTCGCGTTTGGTGCAGACGAAAGGGGTCCGTCACGGGTGGAGGCTGTTTCAGCATTCATATGGTGGCGTTTGATGACGATAGCTCGGTCGAAACCAGGAGGCAAAGCAAAGCAATATGCAGTACGTCACGCCGTGAACTTGCGCCAAAGGATGGTTCCACGACTTTCGGAGCACTCCTTTGGGAATGTTTGGACTGTTGCGATCGCAGCAGTACCGCCGACGGATGTTGAGAAAGATTATCCTTCTTTGACGAGACGGATCAGGAATTCTATCAGCCAAGTCAATGCAGAATACGTGAAGCATCTACAAAACGCAAATGCATTCTTGGAGACCACGAAAATGGAACTGAGGGAGATGTTCAAGTCTGAGACAGAATTCTGCAACTTCACCAGTTGGTGCAGTTTTCCGGTCTACGATATAGATTTTGGGTGGGGGAAGCCGACTTGGGTGGCTTGTCCGATCAGGCCCTATAAGAGTGTGATTGTGATTATAAGAAGCAGAGATGGTGAAGGAATTGAAATATGGGTAAACCTTGAGGAGGAAGACATGGCCATGTTTGAACGAGACCCGAAGTTGCTCCAATTTGTTGTGTCATCATCAGGAGCTACAGATCAACGTCGAACTATCTTCTCTTGTCTGAAAAGCTATATTTCTAACTCGGCGTGGaattag